One window from the genome of Cherax quadricarinatus isolate ZL_2023a chromosome 85, ASM3850222v1, whole genome shotgun sequence encodes:
- the LOC138855209 gene encoding piggyBac transposable element-derived protein 4-like, which translates to MVPGPRGAVGGQTKDRPAPSQPRAASTPVPPPDPSRPMPQVYPAPCDCEWNWTESAPFVPHPFNFDASGSGIMPHCPITNESTELDYFQLYFDEPIMNLTVTQTNMYYQYTMDHTDVSESSRLHRRKDRTVAEMYLFLGTVMLMPHTYKNNIAHYWSTDHFISPPVFRDLFPCNRFTLLLRMLHFSDRNTPNRNDLLYKIRELFMYLKQKFSAYFYPFKNIVVNESLVLFKGRLSFKQYIPSKRNRFGIKLFVMCDCETGLVLDVIIYTGKNTLSDTRHMLGISGDVVCKMMGPYLGKGHTLYTDNWYISPMLTDFLRVNNTDICGTVRSRKHMPRFTGGSLVELFHANDIMALTWHDKRDVTLLSTIHRNKMVQTD; encoded by the coding sequence atggtgcctggacctCGTGGCGCAGTGGGTGGGCAGACAAAGGACCGCCCGGCACCCTCTCAACCacgtgctgcctccactcctgtcccccCTCCTGATCCCTCacgccccatgccacaggtcTACCCTGCACCATGTGACTGCGAATGGAACTGGACAGAAAGTGCACCATTTGTaccacatcctttcaattttgatgccagtggaagtggcatcatgccacactgtcccatcacaaatgagtctacagagttagactattttCAATTATACTTTGATGAGCCGATAATGAACCTAactgttacccagaccaacatgtactaccagtatacaatgGACCACACAGATGTTTCAGAGTCTTCACGGTTGCACAGGAGGAAAGATagaactgtggctgaaatgtatttattccttggcactgtcatgcttatgccacacacctataagaacaatatagcacactactggtccacagaccacttcatcagccctccagttttccgtgacctctttccctgcaacagattcacactgttgctacgaatgttgcacttctcagacaggaatacGCCAAACAGAAATGACCTCTTATACAAAATCAGGGAATtgtttatgtatctgaagcaaaaattcagtgcctacttttatccattcaagaacattgttgtcaACGAGTCCTTAGTTCTGTTCAAGGGACGACTGTCATTcaaacaatatataccaagcaaacgtaatcgctttggtataaaactctttgttatgtgtgactgtgagactggtcttgtgttggatgttaTTATCTACACAGGGAAAAATACACTCAGCGATACCAGGCACATGTTGGGCATTTCTGGGGATGTTGTTTGCAAGATGATGGGGCCATACCTTGGCAAAGGtcatacattgtacacagacaactggtatataaGCCCTATGCTCACAGATTTCTtacgtgtgaacaatactgatatatgtggaacagtgagaagtagaaaacacatgccaaggttcactggaggAAGTCTAGTAGAATTGtttcatgccaatgacatcatggcactgacgtggcatgacaaacgggatgtgacgttgctgtcaaccatccacagaaacaaGATGGTACAGACAGATTGA